GACCAGCGTCCCCGGGCTGTTGAAGCTGATCGAAGGCAAGCTGCCCAGCGGGCGCTACAAGGCCCGCGAGATCGGACAAAAACGGCAGGAGATCCAGGGGTTGCGCATCGCCCTCGCCGTGAATGATTTTGAGCGGGCGGCTCACTTCTACCGAGACGGGCTGGGCCTCGCAGCGCTCGAGGAGTGGAACCGCCCCGAGGGCCGGGGGCTGATCTTGGACGCTGGGCGGGCCACGCTCGAGCTGCTCGATGTTTCCCAGGTCGAGACGGTGGACCGGATCGAAGCCGGGAGGCGGGTCTCGGGGCCGGTGCGCCTTGCCTTTGAGGTGGAACACCTAGAGGCGGTGGCGCAGGCCCTGCAAGAAGCTGGAGCCGAGGCGATCCATCCGCCCGTTCGCACCCCTTGGGGTGACCGTAACCAGCGCTTGCGGGCTCCGGACGGGATGCAGATCACCCTCTTCCGAGCAAAAGCCAAGGAGCCGATTTCATGAGGCTGAGGGAGACTTCTCTGGATTTCGTGTTGCCCGCCGAACTGGAGGCCCACGAACCCCCCGAGGCCCGTGGCCTGGAGCGCGACCAGGTTCGGCTGATGGTCTCGTACCGCTCGAGCGATCGCTTGGTGCACACCCGCTTCCGCGAGATTCCCCAATACCTCGGGGCTGGGGACGTGCTGGTCATCAACACCTCGGGCACCTTGCCCGCCGCGCTCCCGGCGACCGCGGAAGATGGGAGGGAGCTGCGGCTGCACCTCTCGAGCCGGCTTCCGGGTGGAGTGTGGACGGTGGAGTTGCGAACCCCTGTCTCCGCTACCGAGGGAGGGGAGCAAGCCCTGACCACCAAGCCGTTCTTCGGGGGGCGGGTGGGGGAGACTTTGGGCCTGCCGGGCGGGGCCTCGGCCACGCTGCTGGCGCGGTATCGGCTAGGGCTAGAGGGGGCTACAGAGACGCCAGGCCCGGAGCGCTTCACTCCGCTACATAGCGGGGAATCCCGTCTGTGGATCGCCGCCCTCGAGATCCCTCACGGCCTACAACCCACCGCCTACCTCCTCGAGCACGGCCAGCCCATCCGCTACAGCTACGTGCCGCAGCCCTGGCCC
This portion of the Meiothermus sp. Pnk-1 genome encodes:
- a CDS encoding S-adenosylmethionine:tRNA ribosyltransferase-isomerase, with amino-acid sequence MRLRETSLDFVLPAELEAHEPPEARGLERDQVRLMVSYRSSDRLVHTRFREIPQYLGAGDVLVINTSGTLPAALPATAEDGRELRLHLSSRLPGGVWTVELRTPVSATEGGEQALTTKPFFGGRVGETLGLPGGASATLLARYRLGLEGATETPGPERFTPLHSGESRLWIAALEIPHGLQPTAYLLEHGQPIRYSYVPQPWPLEFYQTVYATELGSAEMPSAGRAFTPQIITRLVAQGVQVAPLLLHTGVASLEEHEPPYEEFYRVPPETARLVNQARADGRRVIAVGTTVVRALETVTDVYGVLHPGEGWTKLVITPQRGVRAVDGILTGWHEPKATHLLMLEAIAGKRHVEIAYRAALREQYLWHEFGDLHLILP